A genomic window from Bacteroidales bacterium includes:
- a CDS encoding cadherin domain-containing protein: MGNGFSINTNTGVLTINNPAAVCFEGNPIFLLNVQVTDELNLTEQALVTVNVQDINEAPVCQGQSFTINENSAVATSVGTVVATDPDFNQNLSFSIGAGNTANAFAIDGSTGLITVNNSAVLDFETTPVFTLTINVVDDGLGTLSTSSQVTISLADVNESPLANDQTFSVQEFSALGTSVGMITATDPDAGQSLTYNLLSSIPGEAFSLNTTTGELTVSDPALLDSYTHPVFELQIEVLDNGSGLLSDQATILVYVQQGPNLAPVIANQSFSIAENSLTGTIIGNVVASDPNTGQQISYTILSGNTSGAFSINPATGQLTVLNSAVLNFEATSTFSLLIEVEDNGSVSLSSQATITISLTDVNESPNISNQSFSIAENSMNGTSVGLVAASDPDAGQTLAYSILSGNTSGAFAVNTTTGAITVANSAAMNYEVNPVFNLSIQVQDNGIGSLSSQAEITINLVNANEAPVISNQSFSIAENSANGTMVGTVTATDPDAGQTLTYSIQSGNSSSAFALNTTTGVLTVSNSAALDFETTPVYSLIVRVQDNGTGTLSSNATVTVTLQNVNDQPQVNDQVFAVAENAANGTNVGIVTATDPDAGQQLSYSILSGNTDGAFTINTTTGALTVANTSALDFEINPAFILSVNVQDNGTGTLSDQADITINIVNGNEPPVIQPQAFSTLEHQVVGTIVSTVTASDPDPGQSVTFAITSGNFGNGFSINTNTGVLTINNPAAVCFEGHPLFLLNVQVTDELNLTEQALVTVNVQDINEAPVCQGQSFTINENSAVATSVGTVVATDPDFNQNLSFSIGAGNTANAFAIDGSTGLITVNNSAVLDFETTPVFTLTINVVDDGLGTLSTSSQITISLADVNESPLANDQTFSVQEFSALGTTVGMIAATDPDAGQSLTYNLLSSIPGEAFTLNTTTGELTVSDPALLDSYTHPVFELQIEVLDNGSGLLSDQATILVYVQQGPNLAPVIANQSFSIAENSLTGTIIGNVVASDPNTGQQISYSILSGNTSGAFTLNPATGQLTVLNSAVLNFEATSSFSLLIEVEDNGSVSLSSQATITISLTDVNESPNISNQTFSIAENSMNGTSVGLVAASDPDAGQTLAYSILSGNTSGAFAVNTTTGAITVANSAAMNYEVNPVFNLSIQVQDNGIGGLSSQAVITINLVNANEAPVISNQSFSIAENSTNGTTVGTVTAVDPDAGQTLTYSIQSGNIGGSFAINSLTGALIIANSAALNFETIPIYSLVIKVQDNGLGLLSSQATVSISLIDLNEIPVITNQELSVQQNAPVGTSIGTILAMDPDAGQFLTYTITAGNTDNAFSLDALTGELTVLNSAALDFIVNPQIVLTVMVVDNGTGALSNSATIVVYVLEELNNPPIISEQEFLVDENSPFGTFVGTVIASDLDPGQELTYSITSGNLAGAFTIDPNTGVLSVSNSAMMDYEAYPFYELQIQVMDNGFGSLFNHAMVTISLRDLNEVPNLPLQTFATTENSVNGSIVGQIEATDPDFGQNLTFTILSGNDGNAFDVGQATGIITISNSSAINFETDSLIQLEVKVEDDGDGNLFAIVIDSIFITNINEIPEISEQVFTISESANIGTVLGSVIASDPDQGQSVTYSILSGNPNGTFAVDSNSGLLTLANNSALDFEVLPVYQLSIQVMDNSPENLTSTAIITINLLDQNEAPVLEDETFIIVENTPGGILIGTLIANDPDQNQVLTYTILSGNTENAFAIDAFSGELTISNENAINFEVNPAFNLIIQVQDNGTGLLADNAAITIAINDLNENPVADDQVFSILEFSANGTEVGTILASDPDNGQSLVFAITSGNSNNAFQVNPATGLISVANSIALNYQNNPVYTLLVNVTDNGSPVMMESTLITIHVLPEQNQSPVISSQQFDLPENASNATIVGNVIATDPNFGQILTYGILSGNTSSAFIINPLTGEISVANSMALDFEVTPAFNLIIEVTDNGLVPLSSTAVITIDLLNVNETPSVSNQQFTINENSINGFIVGNILASDPDSGDALTYNIINGNTNGAFDLDQITGVLTVANMNTLNFEVYPMFTLAVQVNDIAGLNAQATVVVHLSDINEMPSVENQAFTIAENTSNGTSIGTVIASDPDEGQLLEYSIIDGNTNTAFSIDIATGMLSVANSAALDYESGSSFNLIVQVQDNGSGSLYSQALVTVFITDVNENPVVNDQQFSILEFSVNGTQIGVVEATDPDNGQALAYSIISGNVDNAFAIDPSNGMISVANTVALDYLINPIFSLVVRVMDNGTTSLFSDASIIINLIPDPNQPPVVLNQLFIAEENAIQGTYIGTVVASDPNAGQVLTYSLVSGNTNEAFSLDSETGVILVNNPLALNFEILSSFSLLVRVTDDGTGNLSSQALINVEVLDVNEAPVISAQTFTVNENAANETKVGIVEATDPDPGQILQYAIISGNTDNAFMIDPLSGEISVANSSALNFDLTPSYLLLVKVVDNGVSNLSSEAVITVNVLDNNNPPAILDKYFRIAENAPNGSIVGKVRVVDPDSGQIMHYLIVSGNTNNAFSIDVNTGILRVSNSAALNYETDPAFDLIIRVMDNGQPMMSTQSIVTVELTDVNELPFLANYQFDLPEGSAVGTIVGTISGIEQDSAQWLTYKVVSGNYDSTFSVNALTGEISVINTALLDFTIKPLFTLGISATDNSSELLATTAFVKIRIIEQASSRIVYIDPDHTGDLQENGSFEHPFDSWNDVVIEDGHTYLQKRGSRSELSKGIVIFNRANVTLDAYGTGANPELFLNIPQSSIISVENSNNTIIRNLSFTSDGSANNCIYVSGYQASILNIDSCWMHSANYGLLSIAQNLDIEINACTIEGMYNDGIQANDFDKFEMGYTEISNTNLNWITNPDTEGDGIDLYSPDGKVYLHHNLIDNSMVGNSSCVRVGGSSFTMNAEFNRLKASIGASSSNMVINNTTGEVISRYNAFTGGDIAINTFSESHEIYYNQFLNNGTGILIQKNKSAEVTNNTFVQSKECFIESMDGTDVKLTNNIFSPEMNTLSVYKIGGSITSNYNLFSTEFIGFLNGFATLSSWSASSGQDLNSKVADPLFTNPETLDFSLQNSSPAINAGTLTPITEDYFGKMVPMFNYTDIGFYESEAQLLDSEKDSTGINNTLIVKVYPNPANDFVKINFEHNVDILSLRLMDERGIDMLRREMKDTREASLDVHHLSAGVYFLIITADEQLISRKVIIRK; encoded by the coding sequence TTGGGGAATGGATTCAGTATCAATACAAATACCGGGGTGTTAACGATCAATAATCCTGCAGCAGTTTGTTTTGAAGGTAATCCCATATTCCTTCTGAATGTGCAGGTAACAGATGAATTGAATCTCACAGAGCAGGCATTGGTTACGGTAAATGTTCAGGATATCAATGAAGCCCCGGTTTGTCAGGGTCAATCCTTTACTATAAATGAAAATTCAGCCGTAGCAACGTCAGTAGGTACAGTTGTAGCCACTGATCCGGATTTCAATCAGAACCTCAGCTTTTCAATTGGAGCAGGCAATACAGCTAATGCCTTTGCCATCGATGGTTCTACAGGTCTGATAACGGTGAACAACAGTGCAGTGCTGGATTTCGAGACAACACCTGTCTTTACACTGACCATTAATGTAGTGGATGATGGACTGGGAACTCTTTCTACCAGTTCACAGGTTACCATCTCCCTGGCCGATGTAAATGAATCACCTTTAGCCAATGACCAAACCTTTTCGGTACAGGAATTTTCAGCACTGGGTACCTCGGTGGGAATGATAACTGCCACTGATCCTGACGCAGGACAAAGTCTGACTTACAACTTATTGAGCAGTATCCCCGGAGAAGCTTTCTCGCTGAACACAACAACAGGAGAATTAACTGTTTCTGATCCCGCTTTGCTGGATTCCTATACCCACCCGGTATTTGAGCTTCAGATAGAAGTGCTGGATAATGGCAGTGGATTACTGTCTGACCAGGCTACAATTCTTGTCTATGTACAACAAGGCCCCAACCTGGCCCCGGTAATTGCCAACCAAAGCTTCAGCATTGCTGAAAACTCACTGACAGGCACTATCATTGGCAATGTTGTTGCCAGTGATCCCAATACAGGTCAACAAATCAGTTACACAATACTTTCCGGGAATACCTCAGGTGCGTTTTCTATCAACCCGGCCACCGGACAATTGACAGTTCTCAATTCGGCAGTTCTGAATTTTGAAGCTACTTCTACCTTCTCATTATTGATTGAGGTTGAAGATAATGGCAGTGTATCCCTGAGCAGCCAGGCCACCATCACCATTTCGCTCACCGATGTAAATGAATCCCCGAATATCAGTAATCAGTCCTTTAGCATTGCTGAGAACTCGATGAATGGAACCTCTGTAGGATTAGTTGCCGCATCTGATCCGGATGCAGGACAAACTTTAGCCTATTCTATCCTGTCAGGAAATACATCGGGTGCTTTTGCCGTCAATACTACCACAGGTGCAATCACAGTAGCCAATTCGGCTGCCATGAACTACGAGGTGAACCCTGTTTTCAACCTGAGCATTCAGGTACAGGATAATGGCATCGGTAGCCTTAGCAGCCAGGCAGAGATTACGATCAACCTTGTGAATGCCAATGAAGCCCCAGTAATTAGTAATCAGTCATTCAGTATCGCAGAGAACTCCGCCAACGGGACCATGGTTGGAACCGTAACAGCAACAGATCCTGATGCCGGTCAAACCCTAACCTACAGCATTCAATCAGGAAATTCATCCTCTGCATTTGCACTTAATACAACCACAGGTGTACTGACAGTCTCCAACAGTGCTGCACTTGATTTTGAAACGACTCCTGTTTATTCCCTGATCGTAAGGGTACAGGATAATGGAACAGGAACTTTAAGTAGCAATGCAACAGTAACAGTAACGCTGCAAAATGTCAATGATCAACCCCAGGTCAATGACCAGGTATTTGCAGTAGCAGAAAATGCAGCCAATGGGACGAATGTTGGAATTGTCACAGCTACAGATCCTGATGCAGGTCAGCAACTTAGCTATAGCATTCTTTCGGGTAACACTGATGGTGCCTTTACAATTAATACAACCACGGGAGCCCTGACTGTAGCCAATACATCAGCTCTTGACTTTGAGATCAATCCAGCGTTTATCCTGTCAGTAAATGTACAGGATAATGGAACCGGCACACTATCGGACCAGGCAGATATTACTATCAATATTGTGAATGGGAATGAGCCCCCGGTCATCCAGCCACAGGCATTCTCAACACTGGAACACCAGGTAGTCGGAACCATTGTAAGTACAGTAACCGCTTCAGATCCGGATCCTGGTCAGTCAGTAACTTTTGCTATAACAAGCGGAAACTTTGGGAATGGGTTCAGTATCAATACAAATACCGGGGTGTTAACGATTAATAATCCTGCAGCAGTTTGTTTTGAAGGTCATCCCCTATTCCTTCTGAATGTGCAGGTAACAGATGAATTGAATCTCACAGAGCAGGCATTGGTGACGGTAAATGTTCAGGATATCAATGAAGCCCCTGTTTGTCAGGGTCAATCCTTTACTATAAATGAAAATTCAGCCGTAGCAACGTCAGTAGGTACCGTGGTAGCCACTGATCCGGATTTCAATCAGAACCTCAGCTTTTCAATTGGAGCAGGCAATACAGCTAATGCCTTTGCCATCGATGGTTCTACAGGTCTGATAACGGTGAACAACAGTGCAGTGCTGGATTTCGAGACAACTCCTGTCTTTACACTGACCATTAATGTAGTGGATGATGGACTGGGAACTCTTTCTACAAGTTCACAGATTACCATCTCCCTGGCCGATGTAAATGAATCACCTTTAGCCAATGACCAAACCTTTTCGGTACAGGAATTTTCAGCACTGGGTACCACGGTGGGAATGATAGCCGCCACTGATCCTGACGCAGGACAAAGTCTGACTTACAACTTATTGAGCAGTATCCCCGGAGAAGCTTTCACGCTGAATACAACAACAGGAGAATTAACGGTTTCTGATCCCGCTTTGCTGGATTCCTATACCCACCCTGTATTTGAACTTCAGATAGAAGTGCTGGATAATGGCAGTGGATTACTGTCTGACCAGGCTACAATTCTTGTCTATGTGCAACAAGGCCCCAACCTGGCCCCGGTAATTGCTAACCAAAGCTTCAGCATTGCTGAAAACTCACTGACAGGCACTATCATTGGCAATGTTGTTGCCAGTGATCCCAATACAGGTCAACAAATCAGTTACTCAATACTTTCCGGGAATACCTCAGGTGCGTTTACTCTCAACCCGGCCACCGGACAATTAACAGTCCTCAATTCGGCAGTTCTGAATTTTGAAGCTACTTCCTCATTCTCTTTATTGATTGAGGTTGAAGATAATGGTAGTGTATCCCTGAGTAGCCAGGCCACCATCACCATTTCGCTCACCGATGTGAATGAATCCCCGAATATCAGTAATCAGACCTTTAGCATTGCTGAGAATTCGATGAATGGAACCTCTGTAGGATTAGTTGCCGCATCTGATCCGGATGCAGGACAAACATTAGCCTATTCAATTCTGTCGGGAAATACATCGGGTGCTTTTGCCGTCAATACTACCACAGGTGCAATCACAGTAGCCAATTCGGCTGCCATGAACTACGAGGTGAACCCTGTTTTCAACCTGAGCATTCAGGTACAGGATAATGGCATCGGCGGTCTAAGCAGCCAGGCCGTAATCACTATCAACCTGGTTAATGCCAATGAAGCCCCTGTTATTAGTAATCAGTCATTCAGTATCGCTGAAAACTCAACCAACGGGACCACTGTAGGAACAGTAACAGCTGTAGATCCTGATGCCGGACAGACCCTGACTTATAGCATTCAATCAGGCAATATCGGTGGGTCATTTGCCATTAACTCTTTGACAGGTGCATTAATTATTGCTAATTCAGCTGCCCTGAATTTTGAAACAATACCGATCTATTCATTAGTGATCAAAGTTCAGGATAATGGACTTGGATTGCTTTCCAGCCAGGCAACTGTTTCAATCTCACTTATTGATCTTAATGAAATTCCGGTAATTACAAACCAGGAGCTTAGTGTACAGCAAAATGCACCAGTGGGGACCAGCATAGGTACAATCCTCGCAATGGATCCTGACGCCGGGCAATTCCTGACTTATACAATAACTGCTGGAAATACAGATAATGCCTTCTCACTGGATGCTTTAACCGGGGAGCTAACAGTTTTAAATTCCGCTGCCCTTGATTTTATTGTAAATCCTCAGATCGTTCTTACTGTAATGGTGGTCGACAATGGAACCGGTGCTTTGAGTAATTCTGCTACAATAGTTGTCTATGTGCTTGAAGAGCTCAACAATCCTCCAATTATTTCTGAGCAGGAATTCCTGGTTGATGAAAATTCTCCTTTTGGGACTTTTGTTGGGACTGTAATTGCTTCTGATCTTGATCCGGGCCAGGAACTTACTTACTCCATTACATCGGGAAATCTTGCAGGTGCCTTCACAATTGATCCTAATACCGGGGTTTTGAGTGTTTCAAACTCTGCAATGATGGATTATGAGGCCTACCCATTCTATGAACTCCAGATCCAGGTGATGGATAATGGTTTCGGCTCGCTCTTCAATCATGCAATGGTTACGATTAGCCTTAGAGACTTAAATGAAGTGCCTAATTTACCTCTGCAGACCTTTGCAACTACTGAGAATTCCGTTAATGGATCCATAGTAGGTCAGATTGAAGCTACTGATCCGGATTTCGGGCAGAACCTAACATTTACCATTCTATCAGGAAATGACGGCAATGCTTTTGATGTTGGCCAAGCTACAGGGATAATAACAATATCCAATTCTTCGGCAATCAATTTTGAAACAGATTCACTCATTCAGCTGGAAGTTAAGGTTGAAGATGATGGTGATGGCAATCTTTTTGCTATAGTCATTGATAGTATTTTCATAACCAACATCAATGAAATACCTGAAATTAGTGAACAGGTGTTCACGATATCTGAAAGTGCAAACATTGGTACTGTTCTCGGAAGCGTCATTGCATCCGATCCTGATCAAGGTCAATCGGTAACTTATTCGATTTTATCAGGAAACCCCAATGGGACTTTTGCGGTTGACTCAAACTCAGGGTTGCTGACCCTTGCAAATAACAGTGCACTGGATTTCGAGGTTCTTCCCGTTTATCAACTTAGCATTCAGGTAATGGACAATAGTCCGGAAAATCTTACAAGCACGGCCATTATTACTATTAACCTGCTTGATCAGAATGAAGCTCCTGTCTTAGAAGATGAGACATTTATAATTGTAGAAAATACACCTGGTGGAATATTGATCGGAACACTAATCGCGAATGATCCTGATCAGAACCAGGTGTTAACTTATACGATCCTTTCTGGAAATACAGAAAATGCATTTGCCATTGACGCATTTTCAGGGGAACTTACTATCTCTAATGAGAATGCTATCAATTTCGAGGTTAATCCAGCCTTTAATTTAATCATCCAGGTGCAGGATAACGGAACTGGATTACTTGCTGACAATGCCGCAATCACCATTGCAATAAATGATCTGAATGAGAATCCAGTAGCAGATGATCAGGTCTTTAGTATTCTGGAATTTTCTGCTAATGGAACAGAAGTGGGAACCATCCTTGCCTCAGATCCTGATAATGGTCAGTCCCTCGTTTTTGCAATTACAAGTGGAAACAGTAATAATGCTTTCCAGGTTAATCCGGCTACAGGTTTGATTTCAGTGGCTAATTCTATAGCATTAAATTACCAAAATAATCCTGTTTATACTTTACTGGTAAATGTTACTGACAATGGCTCACCGGTTATGATGGAAAGCACTCTTATTACCATTCATGTGCTGCCGGAACAAAACCAATCCCCTGTAATTTCTAGTCAGCAATTTGACCTGCCGGAGAATGCATCTAATGCAACAATAGTAGGTAATGTGATAGCTACTGATCCAAATTTCGGACAGATCCTTACATACGGAATTTTAAGTGGGAATACATCTTCTGCATTTATTATCAACCCATTAACGGGTGAAATTTCAGTTGCCAATTCCATGGCTCTTGACTTTGAAGTCACCCCTGCATTCAATCTGATCATTGAAGTAACGGATAATGGATTAGTGCCATTAAGCTCAACGGCAGTAATAACTATTGATCTGCTAAATGTAAATGAAACCCCTTCTGTCAGTAATCAACAATTTACTATTAACGAAAACTCAATTAATGGTTTTATTGTTGGAAATATTTTAGCCAGTGACCCGGATTCAGGTGATGCATTAACTTACAATATTATTAATGGCAATACGAATGGGGCTTTCGACCTTGATCAAATAACAGGGGTTCTGACTGTTGCCAATATGAATACTTTGAATTTTGAAGTATATCCGATGTTTACCTTGGCAGTGCAGGTTAATGATATCGCAGGTTTAAATGCGCAGGCAACAGTTGTTGTGCACCTGTCTGATATAAATGAAATGCCATCTGTTGAGAATCAGGCATTCACTATTGCTGAAAATACAAGCAATGGAACCAGTATTGGAACCGTAATAGCTTCCGACCCTGATGAAGGACAATTACTGGAGTATTCAATTATCGATGGAAATACTAACACTGCCTTTTCCATAGATATTGCAACAGGGATGCTAAGTGTTGCTAATTCTGCGGCACTTGACTATGAATCTGGATCTTCTTTTAACCTGATTGTTCAGGTTCAGGATAATGGCTCAGGTTCGCTATACAGCCAGGCATTAGTCACAGTCTTTATCACTGATGTGAATGAGAATCCGGTTGTCAATGATCAGCAATTCAGTATTCTGGAATTCTCGGTAAATGGCACTCAAATAGGAGTCGTTGAGGCTACAGATCCTGATAACGGACAAGCACTTGCTTATTCAATTATATCTGGTAATGTTGACAATGCCTTTGCAATCGATCCATCTAATGGTATGATATCAGTTGCTAATACAGTGGCACTGGATTACCTTATAAATCCTATATTCAGCCTTGTTGTAAGGGTAATGGATAATGGTACAACAAGTCTCTTTAGCGATGCCAGCATCATAATTAATTTAATTCCGGATCCTAATCAACCGCCTGTAGTCTTAAATCAGTTATTTATTGCGGAAGAAAATGCAATACAGGGAACTTATATTGGGACTGTGGTTGCCTCAGATCCGAATGCAGGCCAGGTATTGACCTATTCACTGGTTAGTGGAAATACCAATGAGGCATTCAGCTTAGATTCCGAAACTGGTGTGATCCTTGTCAATAATCCATTAGCCCTGAATTTCGAAATTTTAAGTTCATTCAGTTTGCTGGTAAGGGTTACTGATGATGGAACAGGAAACCTGAGTTCACAAGCCTTAATAAATGTTGAAGTCCTTGATGTAAATGAAGCACCGGTAATTTCAGCTCAAACTTTTACAGTTAATGAAAATGCAGCCAATGAAACAAAAGTTGGCATTGTTGAGGCTACCGATCCGGATCCTGGACAAATACTTCAGTATGCAATTATCTCCGGCAACACAGATAATGCATTCATGATTGACCCTTTGAGTGGTGAAATATCAGTTGCCAATTCATCAGCTCTCAACTTTGATTTAACTCCATCATACCTGCTCCTGGTAAAAGTCGTGGACAATGGAGTTAGTAACCTGAGTAGTGAAGCCGTTATCACTGTCAATGTTCTGGATAACAATAACCCCCCAGCCATTCTTGACAAGTATTTCAGAATTGCAGAAAATGCTCCGAATGGAAGCATCGTAGGGAAAGTAAGAGTTGTCGATCCTGATTCAGGTCAGATTATGCATTACTTGATTGTTTCCGGAAATACAAATAATGCTTTTTCAATTGATGTAAACACTGGTATTTTAAGAGTCAGCAATTCTGCAGCCCTAAATTATGAGACAGATCCAGCTTTCGACTTAATAATCAGGGTAATGGATAATGGTCAACCGATGATGAGTACCCAGTCGATTGTCACGGTTGAGCTCACAGACGTCAATGAATTACCATTTTTAGCGAACTATCAATTTGATTTACCCGAAGGTTCTGCAGTCGGGACGATAGTAGGCACCATTTCAGGAATTGAACAGGATTCAGCACAATGGCTGACTTATAAGGTTGTCAGTGGAAATTATGACTCAACTTTCAGCGTAAATGCATTAACTGGTGAAATTTCAGTAATTAATACTGCATTACTGGATTTCACTATTAAACCACTCTTCACCCTGGGGATTTCTGCAACTGATAACAGTTCTGAGTTACTTGCTACCACTGCCTTTGTTAAGATTCGGATCATTGAGCAGGCTTCTAGTAGAATAGTTTATATCGATCCTGATCATACCGGTGATTTGCAAGAAAATGGCAGCTTTGAACATCCATTTGATTCATGGAATGATGTAGTCATTGAAGATGGACACACTTATCTTCAGAAAAGAGGTAGCCGCAGTGAACTGTCGAAAGGAATTGTAATATTCAACCGGGCAAATGTTACTCTTGATGCTTATGGAACTGGTGCAAATCCTGAGCTTTTCCTGAACATTCCTCAATCAAGTATTATAAGTGTTGAGAATAGTAATAATACCATTATCAGGAACCTTTCATTTACTTCTGACGGTTCAGCAAACAACTGTATATATGTATCAGGTTACCAGGCTTCTATTTTGAATATTGATAGTTGCTGGATGCATTCAGCAAATTATGGACTTCTTTCTATCGCACAGAATCTTGATATTGAAATTAATGCCTGCACAATTGAAGGGATGTATAATGATGGAATTCAGGCTAATGATTTTGACAAATTCGAAATGGGATATACTGAAATATCTAATACTAATCTGAACTGGATCACAAACCCGGATACGGAAGGTGATGGTATAGATCTCTACTCACCTGATGGAAAGGTGTATTTGCATCACAACCTCATTGATAACTCCATGGTTGGAAATAGTTCCTGTGTCAGGGTAGGCGGTAGTAGTTTCACTATGAATGCTGAATTCAATCGGCTCAAGGCAAGCATTGGTGCAAGTAGTTCCAATATGGTGATTAATAATACTACCGGTGAAGTTATAAGCCGTTACAATGCCTTTACAGGTGGTGATATTGCAATCAACACATTCAGTGAATCACATGAGATATACTATAATCAGTTCCTTAATAATGGAACGGGTATCCTGATTCAAAAGAATAAATCTGCTGAGGTGACAAATAATACGTTTGTTCAGAGTAAGGAATGCTTTATTGAAAGCATGGATGGGACTGATGTTAAGCTGACAAATAACATTTTCAGCCCTGAAATGAACACATTATCTGTATACAAAATAGGAGGGAGCATCACTTCAAATTATAATCTCTTCTCAACTGAATTCATCGGATTCCTGAATGGTTTTGCAACGCTGTCGTCATGGTCAGCTTCTTCCGGGCAGGACTTAAATTCAAAAGTAGCTGACCCATTATTTACCAATCCGGAAACCTTAGATTTCAGTTTGCAGAATTCTTCACCTGCTATTAATGCGGGAACTTTGACCCCAATTACTGAAGATTATTTCGGCAAAATGGTTCCAATGTTCAACTATACTGATATTGGCTTCTATGAATCAGAAGCTCAGTTACTTGATTCTGAAAAGGATTCAACAGGTATCAATAATACCTTGATTGTAAAAGTATATCCGAATCCTGCAAATGATTTCGTAAAAATCAATTTTGAACATAATGTGGATATCCTTTCTCTTCGACTTATGGATGAGCGTGGTATTGACATGTTACGACGTGAAATGAAAGATACACGTGAAGCCAGTTTGGATGTGCACCATCTAAGTGCCGGTGTTTATTTTCTTATTATCACTGCCGATGAACAATTGATTTCAAGAAAAGTGATCATTAGGAAATAA